In Dyadobacter subterraneus, a single genomic region encodes these proteins:
- a CDS encoding 1,4-dihydroxy-2-naphthoate polyprenyltransferase, with protein sequence MKFWIEAARPRTLPLALSCILMGCFLAASTGQFSWPVALLSVLTTTLLQILSNFANDYGDAVNGKDTELREGPIRAVHSGSIPASAMLKAIIIFSGLALVSGVTLLFIALKDAPANTFWVFLGIGIACIIAAITYTAGKRPYGYVGLGDLSVLIFFGWVGVLGSSYLHTHVWNWDLLLPATSCGLFAVGVLNINNIRDIESDRATGKNSIPVRLGREKAIIYHWAILTIGMLCVLIYTVQHFSSYTSLIFLLSFPLFIKNGLAISRLKKASELDPYLKQMALSTLLFVILFGIGVII encoded by the coding sequence TAATGGGCTGTTTTTTAGCAGCATCAACGGGTCAGTTTAGCTGGCCCGTTGCTTTGTTAAGTGTGCTTACAACCACACTTTTACAAATACTTTCCAACTTTGCCAATGATTATGGCGATGCAGTTAACGGAAAAGATACCGAGCTACGTGAAGGACCGATAAGAGCTGTTCATTCCGGCAGTATTCCGGCGTCTGCAATGTTGAAAGCCATTATTATTTTTTCCGGTCTTGCACTGGTTTCAGGTGTTACGCTATTATTTATTGCGTTAAAGGATGCTCCTGCAAATACTTTCTGGGTATTTTTGGGAATTGGAATTGCGTGTATCATCGCTGCCATTACGTATACAGCAGGCAAACGGCCTTATGGATATGTTGGTCTCGGGGATTTATCCGTTTTGATATTTTTCGGTTGGGTTGGTGTTCTGGGAAGCAGTTATCTGCACACACACGTTTGGAACTGGGATTTACTTTTACCTGCAACAAGCTGCGGACTTTTTGCTGTTGGTGTTTTAAATATCAACAACATCAGAGATATCGAATCCGACAGAGCTACCGGTAAAAATTCAATTCCTGTGCGCCTGGGACGTGAAAAAGCTATTATTTACCATTGGGCGATTTTAACCATCGGAATGCTTTGCGTATTGATTTATACCGTTCAGCATTTTTCAAGTTACACCAGCCTTATTTTCCTCCTCAGCTTTCCTCTTTTTATTAAAAATGGCCTCGCTATTTCCAGATTAAAAAAGGCGAGTGAATTGGATCCTTATCTAAAACAAATGGCACTTTCGACGTTGCTTTTTGTGATTCTATTTGGAATAGGCGTTATCATTTAG